From a single Adhaeribacter swui genomic region:
- a CDS encoding class I SAM-dependent methyltransferase encodes MHVFFKLSGFVLVFAVISRLAGCNYNSQATTATQRTDSLYVFKPPIDPNGIGKYYRGRQIAYTMDHAEASWLERSEREKEERTDLLLPALNLHPTDVVADIGAGSGYMTFRISPLVPKGKVFAVDVQQEFLNMLLDNRIINNAFNVEPVLGTVHSPNLPDQSVDVALLVDAYHEFSYPHEMLLAIKKSLKPGGRLILVEYKAEDPYVPIKALHRMSEKQAVKEVTGVGLKFVENQSILPLQHILVFQKR; translated from the coding sequence ATGCACGTATTTTTTAAATTAAGCGGGTTTGTTTTAGTTTTTGCGGTAATCAGCCGGTTAGCGGGTTGTAATTACAACAGCCAGGCTACTACTGCTACGCAACGTACCGATTCATTGTATGTGTTTAAACCGCCCATCGACCCGAATGGAATTGGTAAGTACTACCGGGGCCGGCAAATTGCCTATACCATGGATCACGCCGAAGCTAGCTGGCTGGAACGCAGCGAACGCGAAAAAGAAGAACGCACCGATTTACTACTCCCGGCCTTAAACCTTCACCCCACCGATGTAGTAGCCGATATTGGCGCCGGCAGCGGGTACATGACTTTCCGAATTAGCCCTTTAGTACCCAAAGGAAAAGTATTTGCGGTGGATGTGCAGCAGGAATTTTTAAATATGTTGCTGGATAACCGCATTATAAACAACGCTTTTAATGTAGAGCCTGTTCTGGGTACCGTACATAGCCCTAATTTACCCGACCAAAGCGTAGATGTAGCCTTATTGGTAGATGCGTATCATGAGTTTTCGTATCCGCACGAAATGCTGCTTGCAATCAAAAAATCTTTAAAACCCGGCGGGCGCCTGATTTTAGTAGAATACAAAGCCGAAGACCCTTACGTACCCATTAAAGCGCTGCACCGGATGTCGGAGAAACAAGCAGTAAAAGAGGTTACGGGGGTGGGCCTAAAATTTGTAGAAAACCAAAGTATTTTACCTTTACAGCACATTTTGGTTTTCCAAAAAAGGTAA
- a CDS encoding GlmU family protein, translated as MNIILFDDKIIRPNLLPLTFTRPVAEIRVGILTIAEKWQKFTGQAVSYLTQPYLQKKYLCSPKPTANLYVNGAVCPNADLLNALKKLKPGKALFKNNVLLAFNGNDQVFETLADFYNSSNAVPKNFNDEVTIIQEVWEIFTRNGKQIKADFDLITAGRQSCPVTDPHSVVYAPENVFLEEGVKLRAVVLNAESGPIYLGKNSEVQEGAVIRGAFALGEGSMLNMGAKMRGDITIGPFCKVGGEISNSVIFGYSNKSHDGFLGNSVLGEWVNLGADTNTSNMKNNYADVKLWNYAKGGMKDTGLQFCGSIMGDHTKCGINTMLNTGTVTGVSANVFGAGYPRNFIPSFTWGGAPGMETYSLPKFFESAARAMERRQLQLTEIEKSILSNVYEQTKEYRTWEKG; from the coding sequence ATGAACATTATTCTTTTCGACGATAAAATCATTCGTCCGAACTTATTGCCGCTTACATTTACCCGCCCGGTAGCGGAAATACGCGTCGGGATTTTAACGATAGCAGAAAAATGGCAAAAGTTTACCGGCCAGGCGGTTTCTTACTTAACGCAGCCCTACTTACAAAAAAAATATCTTTGCAGCCCAAAGCCAACGGCTAATTTATACGTTAACGGGGCCGTTTGCCCAAACGCTGATTTGCTGAATGCGCTTAAAAAACTGAAGCCCGGCAAAGCTTTATTTAAAAACAACGTGTTATTGGCTTTTAACGGCAACGATCAGGTGTTTGAGACCTTAGCTGATTTTTACAACAGCAGCAACGCCGTACCTAAAAACTTTAACGACGAGGTAACCATTATTCAGGAGGTTTGGGAAATATTTACCCGGAACGGCAAGCAAATTAAAGCAGACTTTGATTTAATTACCGCTGGTCGGCAAAGCTGTCCAGTTACGGATCCGCATTCAGTAGTTTACGCTCCCGAAAACGTGTTTCTGGAAGAAGGCGTAAAGCTGCGAGCCGTAGTACTTAATGCCGAAAGTGGCCCAATTTACCTGGGTAAAAATAGTGAAGTGCAGGAAGGTGCCGTTATACGGGGCGCATTTGCATTGGGCGAAGGCAGTATGTTAAATATGGGCGCCAAAATGCGCGGCGATATTACCATTGGACCTTTTTGCAAAGTAGGCGGCGAAATTAGCAATTCGGTTATTTTTGGTTATTCCAATAAAAGCCACGATGGCTTTTTAGGAAACTCTGTGTTGGGCGAGTGGGTAAATTTAGGAGCCGATACCAATACCTCTAACATGAAGAATAATTATGCCGATGTAAAGCTCTGGAATTATGCCAAAGGCGGCATGAAAGACACAGGCCTGCAGTTCTGCGGATCTATTATGGGCGATCATACCAAATGTGGCATTAATACCATGCTGAATACGGGTACCGTAACGGGCGTGAGTGCTAATGTTTTTGGGGCGGGTTATCCGCGTAATTTTATTCCCTCTTTTACCTGGGGTGGGGCTCCCGGCATGGAAACTTACTCCTTGCCGAAATTTTTTGAATCGGCTGCCCGCGCTATGGAACGCCGCCAACTCCAACTCACCGAAATTGAAAAAAGTATTCTGAGCAATGTATACGAGCAAACCAAAGAATACCGTACCTGGGAAAAGGGATAA
- the hemC gene encoding hydroxymethylbilane synthase → MPEPAENTIRIATRGSRLALWQTHHVAEKLRAANFNVEIEIIQTKGDLVLDRSLDKIGAKGVFTEELEESLRNGTVDIAVHSAKDLQSTLPDDLEILAFMEREKVNDVVISFDSSFTLDREQIVIGTSSTRRRALFKRYYPDIITAECRGNLQTRLQKLKDGQYDAILLAYAGVHRMQYSHLITEVLPEDKFVPAAGQGSIAIECAKNLPLSKKLALRNCLDHEPTHICLTAERAFLRTMEGGCSIPSFALATLHGAHLEITGGIVSLNGQQMINDTLQAPPHEADALGTKLAQNILGMGGIEILDSIKKARA, encoded by the coding sequence ATGCCCGAACCGGCTGAAAATACCATTCGCATAGCTACCCGTGGCAGTCGCCTGGCGCTCTGGCAAACCCACCATGTAGCGGAAAAACTACGTGCCGCTAATTTTAACGTAGAAATAGAAATAATCCAGACCAAAGGTGATTTAGTGCTCGATCGTTCTTTGGATAAAATAGGCGCAAAAGGCGTATTTACCGAAGAATTGGAAGAAAGTCTGCGCAACGGAACCGTAGATATTGCCGTGCACAGCGCCAAAGATTTACAATCTACCTTACCCGACGATTTAGAGATCCTGGCTTTTATGGAGCGGGAGAAGGTTAACGACGTAGTTATTTCTTTTGATTCCAGCTTTACCCTGGATCGCGAGCAAATTGTAATCGGTACATCGTCTACGCGCCGGCGGGCCTTGTTCAAGCGTTACTATCCGGATATTATTACGGCTGAGTGCCGGGGCAACCTGCAAACGCGCTTGCAGAAATTAAAAGACGGACAATACGATGCGATATTGCTGGCTTACGCCGGAGTACACCGGATGCAATACAGCCATTTAATTACCGAAGTTTTACCCGAAGATAAATTTGTGCCGGCCGCCGGACAAGGCAGCATTGCCATTGAATGCGCCAAGAATTTGCCTTTATCGAAAAAACTGGCTCTCCGGAATTGCCTGGACCATGAACCCACGCATATTTGTTTAACTGCTGAACGCGCTTTTCTGCGCACCATGGAAGGGGGTTGCAGCATTCCGTCGTTTGCGTTGGCTACTTTGCACGGCGCGCACCTGGAAATTACGGGCGGCATCGTCAGTTTAAATGGCCAGCAAATGATTAACGATACTTTGCAGGCGCCTCCGCACGAAGCCGATGCTTTAGGAACAAAATTAGCCCAAAACATTTTAGGTATGGGTGGTATCGAAATCCTGGATTCTATTAAGAAAGCCCGTGCTTAA
- a CDS encoding type B 50S ribosomal protein L31 — MKKDIHPTYREVVFQDTSSDFKFITRSTMTSNETITMEDGKTYPVIKVEVSSESHPFYTGKNIFVDTAGRVEKFQKRYAKK, encoded by the coding sequence ATGAAAAAAGATATTCATCCTACCTACAGAGAAGTAGTGTTCCAGGATACATCCAGCGATTTTAAATTTATTACCCGCTCTACCATGACTTCTAACGAAACCATTACCATGGAAGATGGCAAAACTTATCCGGTAATTAAAGTAGAGGTTTCATCAGAGTCGCACCCGTTTTATACTGGTAAAAACATTTTCGTGGATACTGCCGGTCGGGTAGAAAAATTCCAGAAGCGTTACGCAAAAAAATAA
- a CDS encoding non-canonical purine NTP diphosphatase has translation MLTICFASNNAHKLTEIRQILGDQFDVKSLADIGCHEELPEEQTTLEGNSRQKAEYVWQNYHVNCFADDTGLEVLALNMEPGVYSARYAGLQRSSQDNIELLLKNLAGKENRAAQFRTSITLILDNNLFQFDGVVQGQITEEPRGTQGFGYDPVFIPEGYSQTFAEMDAVEKNRISHRGRAVQQLVEYLHIVLTDPKPLGERP, from the coding sequence ATGCTTACGATATGTTTTGCCAGCAACAACGCCCACAAGCTAACCGAAATCCGGCAAATTCTGGGCGACCAATTTGATGTGAAGAGCCTGGCGGATATTGGTTGCCACGAAGAATTACCCGAAGAACAAACCACCTTGGAAGGAAATTCGCGACAAAAGGCCGAATACGTTTGGCAAAACTATCACGTAAACTGCTTTGCCGATGACACCGGTCTGGAAGTTCTGGCCTTAAACATGGAACCCGGCGTTTACTCGGCCCGGTACGCGGGTCTGCAGCGCAGCAGCCAGGACAATATAGAGCTACTTTTAAAAAATCTGGCGGGAAAAGAAAACCGGGCTGCCCAATTCCGGACTTCCATTACTTTAATTTTAGATAATAACTTGTTTCAGTTTGATGGGGTGGTGCAAGGCCAGATTACCGAAGAACCCCGAGGCACGCAAGGTTTTGGCTACGACCCCGTATTTATTCCGGAAGGCTACTCCCAAACTTTTGCCGAAATGGATGCTGTTGAAAAAAACCGCATTAGTCACCGAGGCCGAGCGGTTCAGCAACTCGTGGAGTACTTACATATTGTCTTAACCGATCCGAAACCATTGGGCGAAAGACCGTAA
- a CDS encoding peptidylprolyl isomerase, with protein sequence MVYQKLTSLIGTVILKIFVLLLFLGASTTEGFAKKKPKKDNIVTITTQFGNMVVVLYDETPQHKANFLKLAKEGFYNNTTFHRIIDDFMIQGGDKNSKDDDPTNDGAGDIGYQIPAEFNPQFKHVRGALAAARQGDYVNPKRESSGSQFYIVENHAGTPHLDNQYTVFGQVISGLDVIDKIAEQPKGPRDRPLADIRMTVKVEKLKKKKIAKLYGYSYPA encoded by the coding sequence ATGGTTTATCAAAAGCTGACTTCACTTATTGGTACAGTTATTTTAAAAATCTTTGTTTTACTCTTGTTTTTGGGAGCAAGTACCACCGAGGGTTTTGCCAAGAAGAAACCCAAGAAAGATAATATAGTTACCATAACCACGCAGTTCGGCAATATGGTGGTGGTACTCTACGACGAAACGCCTCAGCATAAAGCAAATTTTTTAAAATTGGCGAAAGAGGGATTTTATAATAACACCACTTTTCATCGTATTATCGATGATTTTATGATTCAGGGAGGAGATAAAAACTCGAAGGATGATGACCCCACTAATGATGGCGCCGGCGATATCGGCTACCAGATTCCGGCAGAGTTTAACCCTCAATTTAAGCACGTGCGTGGTGCCCTGGCCGCTGCCCGGCAAGGTGATTATGTTAATCCCAAAAGAGAGTCGAGTGGTTCGCAGTTTTACATTGTAGAAAACCACGCCGGTACACCGCATTTAGATAATCAGTATACCGTTTTTGGCCAGGTAATTAGTGGTTTAGACGTAATTGATAAAATTGCCGAACAACCAAAAGGACCGCGCGACCGCCCGTTGGCCGATATTCGGATGACGGTAAAAGTAGAAAAATTAAAAAAGAAAAAAATAGCCAAACTGTACGGTTACTCTTATCCGGCTTAA
- a CDS encoding DUF6588 family protein — translation MRKVYLLVLTIGLLLVKNEAQAQSETAELIKSGIVNAELLGKAYGTPLSKAFGTDINTGWITTGEAFKPGRFEIRIFANATFVPQKDQTFDVSTLGLNSNVRVASGSGTQAPTVFGADSPGPLLNVYATRPDTKQEEQVASFNTPQGIGTNIAPIPMAQLSVGVVKGTELMFRFIPESKVGDLKLNLWGIGIKNNVSQWLPALSALPFDLTAAVAFSSFRSNYGLQLNPQSGVANPNPLDYSNQKVIFNSKAIMAQLVASKTISVITGYAGVTYSQSHSTTAMRGNYPVTTIREQAPYTKEIQNITDPVNIPLDYNQLGLTAGLRLKLSILSINAEGTWAKYPTVSAGIGLGFN, via the coding sequence ATGAGAAAAGTTTATCTTCTTGTTTTAACTATTGGTTTGTTGTTAGTAAAAAACGAGGCTCAAGCCCAATCCGAAACTGCCGAGTTGATAAAGAGCGGCATTGTAAATGCCGAATTATTAGGCAAGGCTTACGGCACTCCTTTAAGTAAGGCTTTTGGTACCGACATAAATACCGGCTGGATTACTACCGGCGAAGCTTTTAAACCCGGTCGGTTTGAGATTAGAATATTCGCCAATGCTACCTTTGTGCCCCAAAAAGACCAGACATTTGATGTTAGTACGCTTGGGTTAAACTCTAACGTTCGGGTGGCCTCGGGCAGTGGTACCCAAGCGCCTACCGTTTTTGGGGCAGATTCGCCTGGCCCTTTGTTAAACGTATATGCCACCCGTCCCGATACAAAACAAGAAGAACAAGTGGCCTCTTTTAATACCCCACAAGGCATTGGAACCAACATTGCCCCTATTCCCATGGCTCAGCTTTCTGTTGGGGTAGTAAAAGGTACAGAATTGATGTTCCGGTTTATTCCCGAAAGCAAGGTGGGCGATTTAAAGCTTAATTTATGGGGTATTGGCATCAAAAATAATGTGAGCCAGTGGCTTCCGGCTTTAAGTGCCTTACCTTTCGATCTTACCGCCGCCGTAGCTTTTTCTTCTTTTAGATCTAATTATGGTTTGCAATTAAACCCTCAGAGCGGCGTAGCTAACCCTAATCCCCTGGATTATTCCAATCAGAAAGTTATTTTTAATTCCAAAGCTATTATGGCCCAGCTAGTTGCTTCTAAAACTATTTCGGTTATTACCGGGTATGCCGGCGTAACCTATAGCCAGAGCCATTCCACTACGGCCATGCGGGGCAATTATCCCGTAACCACTATCCGGGAACAAGCGCCTTACACCAAAGAAATTCAAAATATCACAGATCCGGTAAATATTCCTTTAGATTATAACCAACTAGGGTTAACGGCGGGGTTGCGCTTAAAACTATCTATATTGAGTATTAATGCCGAAGGTACCTGGGCCAAGTACCCAACCGTTTCGGCAGGTATCGGTTTAGGCTTTAATTAA
- a CDS encoding phosphoribosyltransferase family protein: MMFTEPVSFSPSSCILTRQEIMQKIKRMAYEIYEKNFEEEVLYLAGIHENGYQLAELLAAELRQISSLTINLLGITLDKIRPLSQPIALEPDNLNLEGKVVILVDDVLNSGKTMAYSLPLFLNAEVKKIETATLINRHNTLYPITVTYTGLSLATTLLEHIRVVLTEDESYGAYLI; the protein is encoded by the coding sequence ATGATGTTTACCGAACCTGTGAGTTTTAGCCCTAGTTCCTGCATTCTTACCCGCCAGGAAATTATGCAGAAAATTAAGCGTATGGCTTACGAGATTTACGAGAAAAACTTTGAAGAGGAAGTACTCTACTTGGCCGGTATTCACGAAAACGGGTATCAGTTAGCGGAACTGCTGGCTGCTGAACTGCGGCAAATTTCGTCGCTTACCATAAACTTACTGGGCATTACTTTAGATAAAATACGGCCTCTAAGTCAGCCTATCGCCTTGGAACCGGATAATCTTAATTTAGAAGGAAAGGTGGTAATCCTGGTAGACGATGTTTTAAATTCCGGTAAAACCATGGCGTACAGTTTACCCTTGTTTTTAAATGCCGAAGTAAAAAAAATAGAAACAGCCACGCTGATTAACCGGCATAATACCTTGTACCCGATAACGGTTACGTATACTGGTTTATCTTTAGCTACTACCCTGCTGGAGCACATCCGGGTGGTTCTTACGGAAGACGAATCGTACGGTGCTTACCTGATTTAA
- a CDS encoding alpha/beta hydrolase, whose protein sequence is MQKELPILYLIPGLGADARMFQLLQLDVSRYNVVILDWLTPFKQESLVSYAQRMANQILVSNQPILLVGVSFGGMIAVEISKILKPARTILISSIKTSNELPGYLRFLGQLGLHPYLPLHWVKKLPGLYNWIFGAKTPLEKKILHQIIQSTDLSFVKWAFTAIVNWQNQEQPANLIHVHGNQDKIFPLSYIKNPVVYAGEHLIILGKADELSSFITREANRIFYSEL, encoded by the coding sequence TTGCAAAAAGAATTACCGATACTGTATCTTATTCCGGGCCTGGGTGCCGATGCGCGCATGTTTCAGTTACTCCAATTGGATGTTAGCCGATACAACGTGGTGATTCTGGATTGGTTAACTCCTTTTAAGCAAGAATCTTTGGTAAGTTATGCCCAACGAATGGCCAATCAAATTTTGGTAAGTAATCAGCCCATTTTACTTGTGGGGGTATCTTTCGGAGGAATGATAGCCGTAGAAATAAGTAAAATTTTAAAACCAGCCCGTACTATTTTAATTTCAAGTATTAAAACCAGCAACGAATTGCCGGGTTATCTGCGTTTTTTAGGGCAACTAGGCCTACACCCTTATTTGCCTTTACACTGGGTTAAAAAACTGCCTGGGCTTTATAACTGGATATTTGGCGCTAAAACGCCCCTGGAAAAAAAAATTCTTCATCAGATTATTCAAAGCACGGATCTTTCTTTTGTAAAATGGGCTTTTACAGCCATAGTAAACTGGCAAAACCAGGAGCAACCGGCTAACTTGATTCATGTGCACGGTAATCAGGATAAAATTTTTCCGTTATCGTACATTAAAAACCCGGTGGTTTATGCCGGCGAACATTTAATTATTCTGGGTAAAGCCGATGAATTAAGTTCGTTTATAACCCGGGAAGCCAACCGTATATTTTATTCAGAACTCTAA
- a CDS encoding DNA polymerase III subunit, producing MFFSEIEGHDDTKQLLVNSVKNRHVAHAQLFLGPEGSPNLALALAYATYLNCENKQAADACGTCASCVKINKLIHPDVNFVMPVTTTKAQPKDALSQKFLAEWREFVLTNPYQSLNDWMQFIGAENKQGNISKDESRQLVKFASLKAFEATFKIILIWLPELMHPAAANALLKLLEEPPSNTIFLLVANSHDKLLATILSRTQIVKVRAFTDEEIIAYLTRKGLANAASAQQVTLLAEGNLQVAMQLSAEMTNDYFDFFVKWMRHCYANKFGEVVDLSDEFQKMGRENQKNFLHYALSSLRKVLLYGIDPGLISFIPPTESDFIQRFSKVVRESNAPLLTEELNQAHYHIERNANAKMVFIDSSIQIARFLKLQN from the coding sequence ATGTTTTTTTCTGAAATAGAGGGGCACGACGACACCAAACAATTATTAGTAAACTCGGTAAAAAACCGCCATGTGGCGCATGCCCAATTGTTTTTAGGCCCGGAAGGAAGCCCTAATCTGGCCTTAGCTTTGGCTTATGCTACCTATCTGAATTGCGAAAACAAGCAAGCTGCCGATGCCTGCGGTACGTGCGCGAGCTGCGTTAAAATAAATAAACTGATACATCCGGATGTTAATTTTGTAATGCCGGTAACTACCACCAAAGCGCAGCCCAAGGATGCTTTGAGCCAGAAGTTTTTAGCGGAATGGCGGGAGTTTGTATTAACTAATCCGTACCAGAGTTTAAATGATTGGATGCAGTTTATTGGCGCCGAGAACAAACAAGGTAACATCTCGAAAGATGAGAGCCGGCAGTTGGTAAAGTTTGCCTCATTAAAAGCGTTTGAAGCCACTTTTAAAATTATTTTAATTTGGCTGCCCGAATTGATGCATCCAGCGGCGGCTAATGCCTTGCTCAAGCTTCTGGAAGAGCCTCCCTCCAATACAATATTCTTGTTGGTGGCCAATAGCCACGATAAATTACTGGCTACCATTTTGTCGCGCACGCAAATTGTAAAAGTACGCGCCTTTACTGACGAAGAAATTATTGCTTACCTCACGCGCAAAGGTTTAGCCAACGCTGCCAGTGCGCAGCAAGTTACCTTATTAGCCGAAGGTAATCTGCAGGTGGCGATGCAGCTCAGCGCCGAAATGACCAACGATTATTTCGATTTCTTTGTGAAATGGATGCGCCATTGCTATGCCAATAAGTTTGGGGAGGTGGTTGATTTAAGCGATGAATTTCAAAAAATGGGTCGCGAAAACCAGAAAAACTTTTTGCATTATGCTTTAAGTAGCTTGCGCAAAGTATTACTATACGGCATTGATCCCGGCTTAATTTCTTTTATTCCGCCCACAGAGAGCGATTTTATTCAAAGATTTTCGAAAGTGGTGCGCGAAAGTAACGCTCCCTTATTAACTGAAGAATTAAACCAGGCGCATTACCACATCGAACGGAATGCCAATGCCAAAATGGTTTTTATTGATTCTTCTATTCAAATTGCCCGATTTTTAAAATTACAAAATTAA
- a CDS encoding Rieske (2Fe-2S) protein: MTEPTPNQQHKLFDSLAAAEQALPLGKPQKLYISGRAEAICLVRTRKSIFAVQDNCPHLGESLSKGTANYLDEVVCPWHSYRFSLLTGQECNNRTTNLKTFVVEVKPDGVYLQV, encoded by the coding sequence ATGACCGAACCAACTCCGAACCAGCAACATAAACTTTTTGATTCTTTAGCCGCAGCCGAACAGGCTTTACCCTTAGGAAAACCCCAGAAGTTATATATTTCTGGTCGGGCAGAAGCTATTTGTTTGGTCAGAACACGAAAAAGCATTTTTGCGGTACAGGATAATTGCCCGCATCTCGGCGAATCGTTAAGTAAAGGTACCGCCAATTACCTCGACGAAGTGGTGTGCCCGTGGCACAGTTACCGCTTTTCTTTGCTTACCGGCCAGGAGTGTAATAACCGCACAACAAACCTAAAAACCTTTGTGGTAGAAGTAAAACCCGATGGTGTTTATCTGCAGGTATAA